From the Williamwhitmania sp. genome, one window contains:
- a CDS encoding chemotaxis protein CheB: MYKAVIIGGSAGSFQVITKILHSLPPNFPLPVLLCLHRLKHVRSGFVEALSIKSGIQVIEPFDKESIKPGKAYLAPANYHMYVDLGNRIALSTEEPVNHSRPSIDLSFVTAAQAYREKLIGIILSGANKDGAYGLKKIKDNGGLCIVQDPEECQVRTMTEASLKLTPVDHVMKTNDIINFLKKIK, from the coding sequence ATGTATAAAGCCGTTATTATAGGAGGTTCGGCCGGTAGTTTTCAAGTAATTACCAAGATACTCCATTCCCTACCGCCAAACTTTCCCCTACCAGTGTTGCTATGTCTTCATCGGCTCAAGCACGTTAGAAGTGGCTTTGTGGAAGCGCTCAGTATAAAATCGGGCATACAGGTAATTGAGCCTTTCGACAAAGAATCAATTAAACCGGGGAAAGCTTATCTTGCCCCAGCAAACTATCACATGTATGTAGACTTAGGTAACCGAATAGCCCTTTCAACTGAAGAACCAGTGAACCATTCAAGGCCATCCATCGACCTCTCATTTGTTACTGCTGCACAGGCGTACCGGGAAAAGTTGATTGGAATTATCCTTTCTGGAGCCAACAAGGATGGAGCATATGGACTTAAAAAAATAAAGGATAACGGAGGCCTTTGCATTGTTCAGGATCCGGAAGAGTGCCAGGTAAGAACCATGACTGAGGCTAGCCTAAAGCTAACACCGGTTGATCATGTGATGAAAACCAATGACATTATTAACTTTCTTAAGAAAATTAAGTAA
- a CDS encoding DUF1987 domain-containing protein produces the protein METIKILGTDDTPHVILDPDNEIFEISGRSLPEDVTAFYEPVLTWLDEYAQNPNSKTAFTFRLVYFNTASSKLLLDILMKLEQMHEDGKNVIVKWFYPEDDEDMQEAGEEYADIVDVPFEQIGYTLN, from the coding sequence ATGGAAACCATCAAGATTTTGGGAACAGATGATACCCCTCATGTAATTCTTGATCCAGATAACGAGATTTTTGAGATTTCGGGGCGCTCTTTGCCCGAGGACGTAACGGCTTTTTACGAACCCGTCCTTACCTGGCTCGACGAATATGCACAGAATCCCAACTCAAAAACAGCTTTCACCTTTCGACTCGTATACTTCAACACCGCTTCCTCTAAACTTCTCCTCGATATCCTCATGAAGCTAGAGCAGATGCACGAGGACGGCAAGAACGTCATAGTCAAGTGGTTTTACCCAGAAGATGATGAGGATATGCAAGAAGCTGGAGAAGAATACGCAGACATTGTTGACGTTCCTTTCGAACAGATCGGTTATACTCTCAATTAG
- a CDS encoding CheR family methyltransferase encodes MYEIGIVDTRNVIRTVKETYGYDFTDFAITAFRRRLDNVINNQKLRDADSLIARLQNDKPFFDEFLSDVSVETTEMFRDPSVWRHLRDSIIPELVKGPTKPKIWVAGWDSGEELYSLAIILKELNFLNQVQIFASYFSEAKFLKTKSGEIEPKQAEVNEANYERLIGNTSLASYFVQKNGNLVLDPSLIQGVSFIKQNTIFDNSPSGIRLILFRNQMIYYNQGLCDKIARTMANSLVPGGYFLLGIKETLELSGAGASAFTLVDDQEMVYKKKNS; translated from the coding sequence ATGTACGAAATTGGGATTGTTGACACCCGAAACGTAATTAGAACAGTAAAAGAGACCTATGGCTACGATTTTACTGACTTTGCAATAACTGCATTTCGTAGGCGGCTCGACAATGTTATAAACAACCAAAAACTTCGTGATGCCGATAGTCTAATTGCACGGCTGCAAAACGACAAACCGTTTTTCGATGAGTTCCTTAGCGATGTTTCTGTGGAGACCACTGAAATGTTCCGTGATCCATCAGTTTGGCGACACCTACGCGATTCGATTATTCCAGAATTAGTAAAAGGCCCAACGAAACCTAAAATATGGGTAGCGGGCTGGGATTCTGGTGAAGAACTCTACTCTCTCGCCATAATTTTGAAGGAGCTAAACTTTCTCAACCAAGTTCAAATATTTGCAAGTTACTTTAGTGAAGCAAAATTTCTCAAAACAAAATCGGGCGAGATTGAGCCAAAACAAGCCGAGGTAAACGAGGCAAACTACGAAAGATTGATTGGTAATACTTCGCTTGCCAGCTACTTTGTTCAGAAAAATGGCAATTTAGTTCTTGATCCCTCCCTAATTCAAGGAGTTTCTTTTATCAAACAAAATACTATATTTGATAACTCACCTTCGGGCATTCGTTTGATTTTATTTCGTAACCAGATGATATACTACAATCAAGGGTTATGTGATAAAATTGCGCGAACAATGGCTAATAGCCTAGTTCCAGGTGGCTACTTCCTTTTGGGAATTAAGGAGACTCTTGAACTCTCGGGCGCTGGAGCATCTGCATTCACGTTAGTTGATGATCAGGAAATGGTGTATAAAAAGAAGAATAGCTAA
- a CDS encoding ATP-binding cassette domain-containing protein translates to MSEEILKALMQLFAIIAKQDEGVELSERAYVVNFLTQQLNDEAVPEYIQLFDEHAGLLEKEEPDEEKGKVKLTSVKDSVRILGICKKINKTLTQKQKIVVLVRLFELINADRKFSEQRMAILNTVAEVFKLTKEEFTDIENFVIGNTLQDLDNPSVLTIHDQGNTQQQAKHIPTESLDGFLAILQIKSVDLYFLRYTGGADIFLNGLPINNKRIYLYASGSSIRLPKGKPIYYTDVVAHYLADSSLTRISYRVNNVGFAFKTGDVGLRNITFAEEHGKLIGIMGASGAGKTTLLNVLSGNEAPTSGQVFINGIDLHTAQDQLEGVIGVIPQDDLLIEELTVFENLYYNAKLCFRDKSESEITELVEKTLTSLGLLERKNLKVGSPFNKMISGGQRKRLNIALELIREPSILFVDEPTSGLSSRDSENVMDLLRELTLKGKLIFVVIHQPSSDIYKMFDNMMILDTGGYMIYYGNPVEAVMYFKRIDAQINSDQGECPTCGNVNPELIFNIVEAKVVDEFGRYTPTRKISPQKWEDHYKENLKMKVVEDIQVPPPVSLNIPSRLKQYIIYTLRDFHSKISNTQYIVLNLLETPILAFILSYVIRYIANPNSNVYIFRENENIPIYIFMAIIVALFIGLTVSAEEIFRDRKILKREAFLNLSRSSYLFSKITILIVISAIQSLSFVLIANNILGIRDMGFVYWFALFTTSVFANLLGLNISASFNSAVTIYIVIPLIMIPMMVLSGAMFSFDKLNRSVGSVDKVPLIADMMATKWVYEALVVHQFKDNDFEKYFYEIEKKESQANYKIVYYIPELQKRAEASLLLLDQTPTDVSKAQMADYLAVLKKAVAKEVLQVPDIPFNQVEQLTPSSYTIEVAAMLSEYLEKLDKHYSDAFQHIDNIKEAKINYLIQTNKALYNAKKQAFHNESISDLATKVLEKNKILEYNDELVQQYDPIFRDPEPSSFFSFRSHFLAPRKYFLGHFWDTYWFNMCVVWSMTIVLYFTLYYELLKKALTILSEINLKKFRFSKK, encoded by the coding sequence ATGAGTGAAGAGATACTAAAAGCGTTAATGCAACTCTTTGCAATAATTGCAAAGCAGGACGAAGGCGTGGAGCTCAGCGAAAGAGCCTACGTGGTAAATTTCTTGACTCAACAACTCAACGACGAGGCAGTACCGGAATATATTCAACTGTTCGACGAGCATGCTGGCCTTCTTGAAAAAGAGGAACCAGACGAAGAGAAGGGGAAGGTTAAGCTCACCTCCGTTAAGGACTCCGTACGCATTCTGGGGATTTGTAAGAAGATTAACAAGACGCTGACCCAGAAACAGAAGATAGTAGTATTGGTTCGCCTGTTCGAACTCATAAATGCCGACAGAAAGTTCTCCGAGCAGCGCATGGCCATTCTAAACACTGTGGCCGAGGTGTTCAAGCTCACCAAGGAGGAGTTCACCGACATTGAAAATTTTGTGATTGGGAATACGCTTCAGGATCTTGATAATCCTAGCGTACTTACTATTCACGACCAAGGAAATACACAACAGCAGGCTAAGCATATCCCCACCGAATCGTTGGATGGGTTTTTAGCCATTCTGCAAATTAAAAGCGTCGATCTCTACTTCCTACGATATACAGGTGGAGCCGACATTTTTCTGAATGGCCTTCCTATCAACAATAAACGAATTTATCTGTACGCAAGCGGAAGTTCCATTCGGCTTCCGAAAGGTAAGCCAATATACTATACCGATGTTGTTGCTCACTACCTCGCCGATTCATCACTCACTAGAATATCCTACCGCGTAAACAATGTTGGTTTTGCTTTCAAAACAGGCGATGTGGGGCTTCGCAACATCACCTTTGCCGAAGAGCATGGCAAGTTAATTGGCATAATGGGTGCATCGGGTGCTGGAAAAACTACACTGCTCAACGTTCTTTCCGGTAATGAGGCACCTACAAGTGGACAGGTTTTTATCAATGGCATCGACCTACACACCGCTCAGGACCAGCTGGAAGGCGTCATTGGGGTTATTCCGCAGGACGACTTGCTCATTGAGGAACTTACCGTTTTTGAAAACCTCTACTACAACGCTAAGCTGTGCTTTAGGGACAAAAGCGAAAGCGAAATTACCGAACTGGTTGAAAAAACGCTAACAAGCCTTGGTCTCCTTGAACGCAAGAACCTCAAGGTGGGATCTCCTTTCAACAAAATGATCTCTGGTGGTCAGCGCAAGCGTCTTAATATCGCACTCGAACTTATTCGAGAACCATCCATTCTGTTTGTCGATGAACCAACATCGGGTCTCTCCTCCCGCGACTCCGAAAATGTGATGGATCTACTGCGGGAATTGACACTCAAAGGCAAGCTCATTTTTGTGGTTATTCACCAGCCATCGTCCGACATCTACAAGATGTTCGACAATATGATGATTCTGGATACCGGCGGCTACATGATATACTATGGCAACCCGGTTGAAGCCGTAATGTATTTCAAGCGGATTGATGCCCAAATCAATAGCGATCAAGGTGAATGTCCTACCTGCGGTAACGTAAACCCTGAACTCATTTTCAACATTGTTGAGGCCAAGGTGGTAGATGAATTTGGCCGATACACACCGACGCGAAAGATCTCTCCTCAGAAATGGGAAGATCACTATAAAGAAAATCTAAAAATGAAGGTGGTAGAGGATATCCAAGTGCCGCCACCCGTATCGCTAAACATTCCTTCTCGGCTAAAACAATACATTATTTATACTCTTCGAGATTTTCACTCGAAGATTAGTAATACACAGTATATTGTTCTCAACCTACTTGAAACTCCGATACTTGCTTTTATCCTCTCCTATGTAATCCGATATATTGCCAACCCAAATTCCAACGTCTACATCTTCAGGGAAAATGAAAATATTCCCATCTACATTTTCATGGCAATTATTGTTGCCCTATTCATTGGCCTTACCGTCAGCGCAGAGGAAATTTTCAGGGATCGAAAAATTCTAAAACGAGAAGCATTTTTAAATCTCAGCCGTTCCAGCTATCTATTTTCAAAAATCACTATACTCATAGTCATTTCGGCTATTCAAAGTTTATCCTTTGTGCTAATTGCCAATAATATTCTTGGCATCAGGGACATGGGGTTTGTATACTGGTTTGCCCTGTTCACCACTTCAGTGTTTGCCAATCTACTCGGACTCAACATTTCTGCCTCCTTTAACTCTGCCGTTACCATTTACATTGTCATTCCGTTGATCATGATCCCCATGATGGTGCTCAGCGGAGCTATGTTCAGCTTTGACAAGCTAAATAGAAGCGTTGGAAGCGTAGACAAGGTTCCCTTAATTGCCGATATGATGGCCACCAAGTGGGTGTATGAAGCGCTTGTTGTGCATCAATTTAAGGATAATGACTTTGAAAAATATTTTTATGAAATAGAAAAAAAAGAGAGTCAAGCCAATTACAAAATAGTATACTATATTCCTGAGTTGCAAAAAAGGGCAGAAGCATCCTTATTGCTGTTAGACCAAACACCCACCGATGTCAGCAAAGCACAAATGGCAGACTATCTTGCAGTTCTAAAAAAAGCGGTTGCAAAAGAAGTGTTACAAGTGCCCGACATTCCCTTTAACCAGGTTGAACAGCTCACCCCTTCCTCCTACACCATTGAGGTGGCTGCTATGCTTTCGGAATACCTTGAAAAGTTGGATAAACATTATAGCGATGCTTTTCAGCACATTGATAATATCAAGGAAGCCAAGATAAATTACCTCATACAAACCAACAAGGCCCTTTACAACGCTAAAAAACAGGCCTTCCACAACGAAAGCATCTCCGACTTAGCCACTAAAGTACTGGAGAAAAATAAGATATTGGAATATAATGACGAGTTGGTACAGCAGTATGATCCCATTTTTAGAGATCCGGAACCTAGCTCGTTTTTTTCGTTCCGCTCCCACTTTTTAGCACCAAGAAAATACTTTTTAGGACATTTCTGGGACACCTACTGGTTCAACATGTGCGTTGTTTGGTCGATGACCATTGTGCTCTACTTTACACTCTATTATGAGCTGCTAAAGAAAGCGTTGACCATACTCTCTGAGATTAACCTTAAAAAGTTTCGTTTTTCTAAAAAATAA
- a CDS encoding SiaB family protein kinase: MDKKNVKGFLEFVYDFYKSMKAHEITLVYEGEITHQITKAFTSLTESNMAKEEESNSVQKKVFHVMVECLQNISKHADSFGSEDFLFAGRGIFMVSKGDNEYNVTTGNVIEDTKIDELSRILDQINSLDKEGLKMLYKNQMKEGRLSEKGGAGLGFIDIARKTGRKLEYHFLPIDNDSHFFILTSTIDRNA; encoded by the coding sequence ATGGATAAGAAGAATGTAAAGGGATTTCTTGAGTTTGTATACGACTTTTACAAGTCGATGAAAGCTCATGAAATTACCTTGGTATACGAGGGGGAAATTACCCACCAAATTACCAAGGCATTCACCTCTCTTACCGAATCCAACATGGCCAAGGAGGAAGAGTCTAACTCCGTTCAGAAAAAGGTATTCCACGTAATGGTTGAGTGCCTTCAGAACATTAGCAAGCATGCTGACAGCTTTGGCTCGGAGGACTTCCTTTTTGCCGGAAGAGGAATTTTTATGGTAAGCAAGGGTGACAATGAATACAATGTTACCACAGGAAACGTGATCGAGGACACCAAAATCGATGAACTCTCCCGCATTCTTGATCAGATCAACTCTCTTGATAAAGAGGGGCTAAAGATGCTCTACAAGAATCAGATGAAGGAGGGGCGACTGAGTGAAAAGGGTGGCGCAGGGCTTGGCTTTATTGACATTGCCCGCAAAACAGGCCGCAAGCTGGAATACCACTTTCTCCCTATTGACAACGATTCGCACTTCTTTATTCTTACTTCAACCATCGATAGAAACGCCTAA
- a CDS encoding GAF domain-containing protein, with protein MKPAHRKSRSYATAIFIAGVLSALLAISAAAQGFSGNRSWLIFIFLIANLCFFIALFAAFTLQSQSASKQADILSNLQKRMDQYLSQVGQKKEQVVEAKEQLSAQMFAQKILPPQEQQFESLEKVTEHILTGIAREFNVVQGLFFVKKSKTDLFELQGRYAYFSEENPHDFMEGEGLSGQVAKTQAVLNVSEIPEGYITVLSGLGKGYPKQLLIIPTIWNNQCNGVLELASFEVFSEETVKLFTEMSPVLGESLHNFLKKK; from the coding sequence ATGAAGCCGGCTCATCGCAAAAGCAGATCATACGCAACCGCAATTTTCATTGCTGGTGTCTTAAGTGCATTGCTGGCCATTTCGGCAGCCGCCCAAGGATTTAGTGGCAACAGATCTTGGCTTATTTTTATCTTTCTCATAGCCAACCTTTGCTTTTTCATTGCCCTTTTTGCAGCTTTCACGCTCCAATCCCAAAGCGCGAGCAAACAAGCCGATATACTCTCCAACTTGCAGAAACGGATGGACCAATACCTGTCACAAGTCGGACAAAAGAAAGAACAAGTGGTGGAGGCGAAAGAGCAGCTATCGGCTCAGATGTTTGCACAGAAAATCCTGCCACCTCAGGAACAGCAATTTGAATCGCTTGAAAAAGTTACAGAGCATATCCTTACTGGTATTGCTCGGGAGTTTAATGTTGTTCAAGGCCTATTTTTCGTAAAGAAAAGTAAGACAGATCTTTTTGAACTGCAAGGGCGTTACGCATATTTTTCCGAAGAAAACCCACATGACTTTATGGAGGGAGAAGGTCTTTCGGGGCAGGTAGCCAAGACCCAAGCGGTGCTGAACGTTTCTGAAATTCCAGAAGGCTACATCACCGTTCTTTCCGGGTTGGGAAAAGGCTATCCAAAACAGCTGCTGATAATTCCAACGATATGGAACAATCAATGCAATGGAGTGCTTGAACTCGCCTCTTTTGAGGTGTTTAGTGAAGAAACCGTGAAACTTTTTACCGAGATGTCACCTGTTCTTGGTGAAAGTCTTCATAATTTTTTGAAAAAAAAGTAA
- the purD gene encoding phosphoribosylamine--glycine ligase yields the protein MKVLLLGSGGREHAMAQKISESPLLTKLFIAPGNPGTSLVGENVLLDINNFEAVGNLVKEKAIDMVVVGPEEPLVKGLGDYFKKDPELIDVAFIGPCADGARLEGSKDFAKHFMQKYGIPTARYQTFNPETIIDGYAFIHSLRAPYVLKADGLAAGKGVIILSDIVAAKNALKEMLDGQFGEASRRVVIEEFLTGIELSVFVLTDGKNYVVLPEAKDYKRVGEGDVGLNTGGMGAISPVPFADRVFMEKVEKRIIKPTLLGLNSENISYTGFIFFGLINVEGEPFVIEYNVRMGDPESEVVFPRITGDFLSALQASARGTLRNDALASSKKLACTVMAVSGGYPEKFEKGFKVDGLERPVQDGFIYQAGTTFGINHCVITSGGRVITATGLGISLVEAVTNAYKNLGQISFENMYYRKDIGYEFLGN from the coding sequence TTCTTACCAAGCTTTTTATTGCTCCTGGAAATCCAGGAACGTCACTGGTAGGAGAGAATGTACTGCTCGATATTAATAATTTCGAGGCTGTTGGCAACCTTGTTAAGGAGAAGGCTATTGACATGGTAGTAGTCGGTCCCGAAGAGCCACTAGTGAAGGGGTTGGGTGACTACTTTAAAAAAGATCCGGAATTAATTGATGTTGCTTTTATTGGCCCTTGTGCGGATGGAGCAAGGCTGGAGGGTAGTAAGGATTTTGCTAAGCACTTTATGCAAAAATATGGAATTCCTACTGCGAGATATCAAACATTCAATCCTGAAACAATTATTGATGGTTATGCTTTTATCCACTCATTAAGAGCCCCTTATGTTCTGAAGGCGGATGGATTAGCTGCTGGAAAGGGAGTGATAATACTTAGCGATATTGTTGCTGCAAAAAATGCACTTAAAGAGATGCTTGATGGACAGTTTGGGGAGGCTAGTAGAAGAGTGGTCATTGAGGAGTTTCTGACAGGAATAGAACTTTCAGTTTTTGTGTTAACCGATGGAAAGAACTATGTTGTTCTTCCTGAAGCAAAAGACTATAAAAGAGTGGGTGAGGGCGATGTTGGCTTAAATACTGGAGGGATGGGTGCTATTTCGCCTGTGCCATTTGCCGATAGGGTTTTTATGGAGAAGGTTGAAAAACGGATAATTAAACCAACTCTTTTAGGGTTGAATTCAGAGAATATATCTTATACGGGATTCATATTTTTCGGGTTGATAAATGTGGAGGGTGAGCCATTTGTAATTGAATATAATGTTAGGATGGGTGATCCGGAATCGGAGGTCGTTTTTCCTCGGATAACGGGCGATTTCCTTTCTGCGCTTCAGGCTTCTGCAAGAGGAACTCTTCGAAATGATGCTTTGGCCAGCTCTAAGAAACTTGCATGTACCGTGATGGCAGTTTCAGGCGGCTATCCAGAAAAGTTTGAAAAGGGTTTTAAAGTGGATGGGCTGGAGAGACCGGTTCAAGATGGATTTATTTACCAAGCAGGAACGACCTTTGGAATAAACCATTGTGTAATAACTTCTGGAGGGCGTGTGATAACAGCAACGGGTCTTGGAATCTCTCTGGTGGAAGCAGTTACAAATGCTTACAAAAATCTAGGACAGATTTCCTTTGAGAATATGTATTATCGAAAGGATATTGGTTATGAATTTCTAGGTAATTAG
- a CDS encoding PAS domain S-box protein: protein MWQVSDTVKKRVVVAATTGLLFPVAAWIIDFSRTGNPANFSGLGRIHENNPALWFLDAIPFIVAIATYIILKRHYLKISEIEYELSEKDENINKNALFAKQIGEGDYNAVLDITNENDILGKSLIVMRDNLIENNKKESELSWISDGKDQISNILRLHNNINELSYDVLVRLIKYINVIQGALYIYDEERKVLVNLATYAYNRKKYLQQEFKVGEGLIGQCAYERDIIYRNEIPDYYTTITSGILGEQKPQSLLLVPLITDEKLQGVLEFASIEPEISELTIRFLRELGEIIARTIFNLSINHKTEKLLQEAQQMTEELRENEEELRQNAEEMRATHDELEKSNFKLEAKIQEVENAQKRLHSLLENASEIISIYSQDLKLTYISPSVTKILGYSPTEMMSGKDMDRLTRRGEQTIGEFFKKLLENSKESLTIQYTFMKKDGEKIFLEATGRNLLTDSAIHGIIVNSQDITERKRAEKEERMRSKMQALSENSIDMIIRINTMGQFFYANPMVENYLGIAAKDLINQTLSSVNFAEPLAEFFKDSIKSIKLSKEKIEGEVTYGSKLGETIMHIVAIPEFNENELETILFVSHDITEAKRIELEVQDKNRKLTESINYAQRIQSSILPDNRLIRKSLPNSFVFYKPRDVVSGDFPWFFLKEDNIYIAAVDCTGHGVPGALLSFIGYFTLNNVVDHDKDYTAGEILNKLHFGVRSTLKQDRADADARDGMDIALCKINLKKKELQYSGAHRPLYLLRNGELEEFKGDRKAIGGIPHRNKPETPFTNYTIKIQKGDRVFFFSDGLPDQIGGLEKKKYSAVRIREALVANPTLPMPEYSTLFAQDFEEYKGDLKQIDDILLIGIEF from the coding sequence ATGTGGCAAGTATCCGATACAGTTAAAAAAAGAGTGGTTGTTGCTGCTACAACAGGTTTACTATTTCCTGTTGCTGCTTGGATAATCGATTTTTCCAGAACCGGAAATCCGGCAAACTTCAGTGGTCTTGGTCGCATTCACGAAAACAATCCTGCTCTTTGGTTTCTAGATGCCATTCCATTTATTGTTGCAATTGCCACCTATATTATTCTTAAGCGCCACTACCTCAAAATCAGCGAGATAGAATATGAGCTTAGCGAAAAGGATGAGAACATAAATAAAAATGCTCTTTTTGCCAAGCAGATTGGTGAGGGCGATTACAATGCAGTACTTGACATTACTAACGAAAACGACATTTTGGGGAAGTCGCTCATAGTAATGCGCGACAATCTCATAGAGAATAACAAGAAAGAATCAGAGTTAAGCTGGATATCTGACGGTAAGGATCAAATTTCAAACATACTTCGCCTACACAACAATATTAATGAGCTCTCCTACGACGTCCTCGTAAGACTTATTAAGTATATCAACGTAATCCAAGGAGCACTTTACATTTACGATGAAGAGCGCAAGGTATTGGTGAACCTTGCCACCTATGCCTATAATCGCAAAAAATACCTCCAGCAGGAGTTTAAGGTTGGTGAAGGACTTATTGGGCAGTGTGCCTACGAACGCGACATCATATACCGTAATGAGATCCCTGACTACTATACCACAATCACCAGCGGTATACTTGGAGAACAAAAACCACAAAGCCTTCTGCTAGTGCCCCTCATTACCGATGAAAAACTACAAGGGGTGCTGGAATTCGCTTCCATTGAGCCGGAAATTTCCGAACTCACAATTCGCTTTTTACGAGAGCTTGGAGAAATTATTGCGCGAACTATCTTCAACTTGAGCATCAACCACAAGACTGAAAAGTTGCTTCAAGAGGCCCAGCAGATGACAGAGGAGCTGCGTGAAAACGAAGAGGAACTTCGGCAAAACGCAGAGGAGATGAGGGCTACACACGACGAGTTGGAAAAGTCAAATTTCAAGTTGGAAGCCAAGATTCAGGAGGTCGAGAATGCGCAAAAACGGCTACACAGCTTGCTTGAAAATGCTTCTGAAATCATCTCCATTTACAGTCAGGACCTAAAATTGACATACATCAGTCCATCGGTAACGAAAATCCTTGGCTATAGCCCAACAGAGATGATGAGCGGGAAGGATATGGACCGACTTACTCGAAGGGGCGAACAAACCATTGGCGAGTTCTTCAAGAAATTACTGGAAAACTCAAAGGAATCGCTTACCATCCAGTACACTTTTATGAAAAAGGATGGGGAGAAAATCTTCCTTGAGGCTACTGGAAGGAACCTGCTTACCGACTCTGCAATTCATGGAATTATTGTTAATTCACAAGATATTACCGAGCGGAAAAGGGCAGAAAAAGAGGAGCGCATGCGCAGCAAGATGCAGGCGCTATCGGAGAACTCAATCGACATGATTATCCGCATCAACACCATGGGTCAGTTTTTCTATGCCAACCCAATGGTGGAGAACTACCTAGGTATTGCAGCGAAGGATCTCATTAACCAGACACTTTCCTCAGTAAACTTTGCGGAGCCACTGGCTGAGTTTTTCAAAGATTCTATTAAGAGCATAAAGCTAAGCAAGGAGAAGATTGAAGGGGAAGTCACCTATGGGTCCAAGCTTGGGGAAACTATAATGCATATAGTAGCCATACCAGAATTCAACGAGAATGAACTGGAAACAATTCTATTTGTAAGTCACGATATTACAGAGGCCAAGCGTATTGAGTTAGAAGTTCAGGACAAGAACAGAAAGTTAACGGAGAGCATAAACTACGCACAGCGTATACAGAGTTCTATTTTGCCAGACAACCGACTCATTCGCAAAAGTCTTCCAAACTCCTTCGTTTTTTACAAACCGCGCGACGTGGTTAGCGGCGACTTCCCCTGGTTCTTTCTCAAGGAAGACAACATTTACATTGCAGCTGTTGACTGTACCGGCCACGGCGTTCCTGGGGCATTGCTTTCGTTCATCGGGTACTTTACCCTGAACAACGTAGTTGACCACGACAAAGACTATACTGCGGGAGAGATCCTAAACAAGCTCCACTTTGGAGTTCGCAGCACGCTAAAGCAGGATCGAGCTGACGCAGATGCGAGAGATGGAATGGATATTGCACTGTGTAAAATCAATCTTAAGAAAAAGGAGCTGCAGTATTCTGGGGCACACCGACCTCTTTATTTGCTTCGCAACGGCGAACTTGAGGAGTTCAAAGGCGACCGCAAGGCCATTGGTGGTATTCCTCACCGGAATAAACCTGAAACACCCTTTACAAACTACACAATTAAAATCCAAAAGGGTGACAGAGTATTCTTCTTCTCCGATGGTCTTCCTGACCAAATTGGTGGACTTGAGAAGAAAAAATACTCGGCAGTACGCATTCGAGAAGCATTGGTGGCAAATCCGACATTGCCCATGCCGGAGTACAGCACCTTGTTTGCCCAAGACTTTGAAGAGTATAAAGGAGACCTCAAGCAAATTGACGATATTCTGCTTATAGGTATTGAGTTTTAA